From a region of the Methylocystis hirsuta genome:
- a CDS encoding phasin family protein encodes MAANFDSVQKLGKEQFEAVSAAAAAVTKGWQSIAAETTDYSKKSFEKSRVLAEKLITVKKIDEAFQLQSDFAKSAYEDFLAEATKLGELYASIAKEAFKPIESAAKAYSPAE; translated from the coding sequence ATGGCAGCTAATTTCGACAGCGTTCAGAAGCTCGGCAAAGAGCAGTTTGAAGCCGTGTCCGCCGCTGCGGCTGCGGTGACCAAGGGCTGGCAGAGCATCGCCGCCGAGACCACCGATTATTCCAAGAAATCCTTCGAAAAGAGCCGCGTTCTGGCGGAAAAGCTGATCACGGTCAAGAAGATCGACGAAGCGTTTCAGCTTCAGTCCGATTTCGCCAAGAGCGCCTACGAGGATTTCCTTGCCGAAGCGACCAAGCTCGGCGAGCTCTACGCCTCGATCGCCAAGGAAGCTTTCAAGCCGATCGAATCTGCCGCGAAAGCCTATAGCCCTGCCGAGTAA
- a CDS encoding DnaJ domain-containing protein, whose product MPILIGLIALLLTIVALNAYTKTSPALLVVIFKRGGGFLALALGALLLVRGRLDLGMALLGFGVWLLGLGGGALRGFRKAGPGAGGVSRVRSAMIEMELDHSTGAIRGVVLAGQHEGVHLDSLARPALLELYGVCRRDDPDGARLLEAYLDRRFSGWRSASDTHANSGGFRPGEGGARHAGAISEDEAYEILGLKRGAAAADIARAHRDLMKKLHPDLGGTTDLAARVNEAKDVLMRRHQH is encoded by the coding sequence ATGCCCATTCTGATCGGACTCATCGCCCTGCTCCTGACGATTGTGGCGCTAAACGCCTATACGAAGACGTCGCCGGCGTTATTGGTGGTGATTTTCAAGCGCGGGGGCGGCTTCCTTGCCCTCGCGCTGGGCGCATTGCTTTTGGTGCGGGGACGCCTCGACCTCGGCATGGCGCTCTTGGGCTTTGGAGTTTGGCTCTTGGGCCTCGGCGGGGGCGCCCTGCGCGGCTTTCGCAAAGCGGGTCCCGGCGCCGGCGGCGTATCGCGGGTTCGATCGGCGATGATCGAAATGGAGCTCGACCACTCTACGGGCGCCATACGGGGCGTGGTTCTGGCCGGTCAGCACGAAGGCGTGCATCTTGATTCGCTGGCGCGGCCTGCGCTCCTCGAACTCTACGGCGTTTGCCGCCGGGACGATCCTGACGGCGCCAGGCTCTTAGAGGCTTATCTGGACCGCCGATTTTCCGGCTGGCGTTCGGCAAGCGATACGCACGCAAACTCGGGGGGTTTTCGTCCGGGTGAGGGCGGCGCGCGTCATGCAGGCGCGATTTCGGAAGACGAGGCTTACGAAATTCTCGGCCTCAAGCGCGGCGCGGCGGCGGCGGACATTGCGCGCGCCCACCGTGATCTGATGAAGAAGCTTCATCCAGATCTTGGCGGAACGACTGATCTTGCGGCCCGGGTGAATGAGGCCAAGGACGTCCTCATGCGGCGTCACCAGCACTGA
- a CDS encoding DUF2478 domain-containing protein, which yields MSIPREESHILSGSALTAATGWTRIAALPAEDSVRIQSLMQAFAEELMRDGVRVGGVTQTRVADSSGRSGIVLRDVATGALYPISQDLGPGSVACNLDTSELALACAAIERAARDGAQLIVISKFSKQEAARGGLCDAFRAAMTARVPVIAAVSPHYRDEWRAFAGPLAEDIAPERQALADWWTKLCAGSPDRSSI from the coding sequence ATGTCGATCCCCAGAGAAGAATCTCATATCCTGAGCGGATCCGCGCTGACGGCCGCGACCGGATGGACGCGCATTGCGGCCCTGCCCGCTGAAGATAGCGTTCGGATCCAGTCCCTGATGCAGGCCTTCGCCGAAGAGCTGATGCGGGATGGCGTGCGGGTCGGCGGCGTGACGCAGACGCGCGTCGCGGATTCATCGGGCCGATCGGGCATCGTACTGCGCGACGTCGCCACCGGCGCCCTTTACCCGATCTCGCAGGACCTTGGCCCCGGTTCGGTCGCGTGCAATCTCGATACGAGCGAACTGGCCCTCGCCTGCGCGGCGATTGAGCGCGCGGCGCGCGACGGCGCGCAATTGATCGTGATCAGCAAGTTCTCCAAACAGGAGGCGGCGCGTGGCGGGCTCTGCGACGCCTTCCGAGCGGCGATGACCGCGCGCGTTCCGGTAATCGCGGCGGTCTCTCCGCATTATCGCGATGAATGGCGCGCCTTCGCCGGGCCGCTGGCGGAAGACATCGCGCCCGAGCGCCAGGCGCTCGCGGATTGGTGGACGAAGCTTTGCGCCGGCTCGCCGGATCGTTCGTCTATCTGA
- a CDS encoding type II toxin-antitoxin system RatA family toxin, with translation MKSFRNRRYVPHSAGEMFALVRDVESYPQFVPLCEAVRIRRRSEISPGVELSLIEMQVGFKAICERYVSRVCCDSNKLDIRVECAEGPFRKLDNRWTFRDEPAASGGASRSMVDFFIAYEFKSPALGFVMGAMFDRAFHKYADAFAARADEVYGRR, from the coding sequence ATGAAGAGTTTCCGCAACCGTCGCTACGTGCCGCACAGCGCAGGAGAAATGTTTGCGCTGGTGCGCGACGTCGAATCCTATCCGCAATTCGTGCCCCTCTGCGAGGCCGTTCGCATCCGTCGACGGTCGGAGATCTCGCCCGGGGTCGAGCTGTCGCTGATCGAGATGCAGGTCGGCTTCAAAGCGATCTGCGAGCGCTATGTGAGCCGCGTCTGCTGCGACTCCAACAAACTAGACATCAGGGTCGAGTGCGCCGAGGGACCGTTTCGAAAGCTCGATAATCGCTGGACGTTCCGCGACGAGCCGGCGGCGAGCGGCGGCGCGTCCCGGTCGATGGTCGATTTCTTCATCGCCTATGAATTCAAGAGCCCGGCGCTTGGCTTTGTGATGGGCGCGATGTTTGATCGCGCGTTCCACAAATATGCGGACGCCTTCGCCGCACGCGCCGACGAGGTTTACGGCCGCCGCTGA
- a CDS encoding VWA domain-containing protein, protein MGEHSPKPPAAQGSVQSGPIDAFLDKAKNVAASASRGRLIFALDATMSRQPTWDMAQSIQGEMFRTTAAQGGLDVQLVYFRGFGECRASRFVSGGEGLGALMSRIACRGGRTQIGKILRHALDESRAGRVGALVYIGDAMEERLDALAATAGELGLLGVKAFMFHEGQDSAAQHAYREIARLTGGAYAAFDATAPGRLAALLAAAAAYAVGGRRELERRAEEGGDAARLLLSQIG, encoded by the coding sequence GTGGGCGAACATTCACCTAAACCGCCGGCAGCTCAAGGCTCTGTGCAATCGGGGCCGATAGACGCCTTCCTGGACAAGGCAAAGAACGTCGCGGCGAGCGCGTCGCGCGGACGCCTGATTTTCGCGCTGGACGCCACAATGAGCAGACAGCCGACCTGGGACATGGCCCAGTCAATTCAGGGCGAAATGTTCCGCACGACCGCCGCGCAGGGCGGACTGGATGTTCAGCTCGTCTACTTCCGCGGCTTCGGGGAATGCCGCGCCTCGCGCTTCGTCTCAGGAGGCGAGGGACTCGGCGCGCTGATGTCGCGCATCGCCTGTCGTGGCGGCCGCACGCAGATCGGCAAGATTCTGCGCCACGCTCTCGACGAATCGCGTGCGGGACGCGTGGGCGCGCTCGTTTACATCGGCGACGCTATGGAGGAGCGGCTTGACGCCCTCGCGGCGACGGCAGGCGAACTTGGGCTGCTCGGCGTCAAGGCCTTCATGTTCCATGAGGGCCAGGACTCGGCCGCACAGCATGCCTATCGTGAGATCGCGCGCCTGACGGGCGGCGCCTATGCGGCGTTCGACGCCACGGCTCCAGGGCGTTTAGCGGCGCTTCTCGCCGCCGCGGCGGCCTATGCGGTAGGGGGCAGACGCGAGTTGGAGCGGCGCGCCGAAGAAGGCGGGGACGCGGCGCGCCTGCTTCTGTCTCAGATCGGTTGA
- the lipA gene encoding lipoyl synthase, with protein MTVLDLLNDDPRKKRGEPPLRHPEKAGRPDAPVLRKPPWIRVKAPGSKAWAETSGLLKDAGLATVCQEASCPNIGECWEKKHATFMIMGEICTRACAFCNVATGLPTRLDPTEPGRVAKATRALGLSHVVVTSVDRDDLDDGGAGHFAETIAAIRSACPETTIEVLTPDFFRKPGALERVVAAGPDVFNHNLETVPSLYVTVRPGARYFHSLRLLQRAKELNPSVFTKSGVMVGLGESRLEVMQVMDDMRSADIDFITIGQYLQPTRKHHAIARFVTPEEFESLKTLAYAKGFLYVASSPLTRSSHHAGDDFAKLRAARATLHA; from the coding sequence TTGACCGTGCTCGATCTCTTGAACGACGACCCCCGGAAGAAACGGGGGGAGCCGCCGCTGCGTCATCCTGAAAAGGCGGGCCGGCCTGACGCGCCTGTTCTGCGCAAGCCGCCGTGGATCCGCGTCAAGGCGCCGGGTTCGAAGGCCTGGGCGGAAACCAGCGGCCTCTTGAAGGACGCCGGGCTCGCGACCGTATGCCAGGAAGCGTCCTGTCCCAACATCGGCGAATGCTGGGAGAAAAAGCACGCCACCTTCATGATCATGGGCGAGATCTGCACGCGCGCCTGCGCCTTTTGCAATGTCGCCACCGGGTTGCCGACGCGGCTCGACCCAACCGAGCCGGGCAGGGTCGCCAAAGCCACGCGCGCTCTCGGCCTGTCCCATGTCGTGGTGACGTCCGTCGATCGCGACGATCTCGATGACGGCGGCGCCGGTCATTTCGCCGAGACCATCGCCGCCATCCGGTCGGCGTGTCCCGAAACGACGATCGAGGTGCTCACGCCGGACTTCTTCAGGAAGCCTGGCGCGCTGGAGCGGGTGGTGGCGGCGGGCCCGGACGTCTTCAATCACAATCTCGAGACCGTGCCGTCGCTCTATGTGACCGTGCGGCCGGGCGCGCGCTATTTCCACTCGCTGCGATTGCTTCAGCGCGCCAAGGAGCTGAACCCTTCCGTCTTCACCAAGTCCGGAGTCATGGTCGGGCTCGGCGAAAGCCGTCTCGAAGTGATGCAGGTGATGGACGACATGCGGTCGGCGGACATCGATTTCATCACCATCGGCCAATATCTGCAGCCGACGCGCAAGCACCACGCGATCGCGCGCTTCGTGACGCCGGAGGAATTCGAGTCCCTTAAGACGCTCGCCTATGCGAAGGGCTTTCTCTACGTCGCGTCGTCGCCGCTCACCCGCTCGTCGCACCACGCGGGCGACGATTTCGCCAAACTGCGCGCGGCGCGCGCGACCTTACACGCATAA
- a CDS encoding CinA family protein, with amino-acid sequence MTYVKAKELLDGARAKALRLATAESCTGGLVAAALTEIPGSSDVFDRGFVTYSNAAKCDMLGVADALLKAHGAVSAEVARAMALGAIEHSLVDVAVAVTGVAGPGGGTPEKPVGLVHFACARRDGGVDHVVRRYGPLSRAEIRAASVTQALDMMIDAVDAAQRRP; translated from the coding sequence ATGACATACGTAAAAGCTAAAGAACTTCTCGACGGAGCCCGCGCCAAAGCCTTGCGTCTGGCGACGGCGGAATCCTGCACCGGCGGCCTGGTCGCCGCGGCGCTCACCGAAATCCCAGGCTCGTCCGACGTGTTCGACCGCGGCTTCGTCACCTATTCCAACGCCGCGAAATGCGACATGCTGGGCGTCGCGGACGCATTGCTCAAGGCGCATGGCGCGGTCAGCGCCGAGGTCGCGCGCGCCATGGCGCTGGGCGCCATCGAACACTCGCTAGTCGATGTCGCCGTCGCGGTGACGGGCGTCGCCGGACCCGGCGGCGGTACGCCTGAAAAGCCTGTGGGGCTCGTTCATTTCGCCTGCGCCCGGCGCGACGGCGGCGTCGATCATGTCGTGCGGCGCTATGGACCGCTGTCGCGCGCCGAAATCCGCGCCGCCTCGGTCACGCAAGCGCTGGACATGATGATAGACGCCGTCGACGCGGCTCAGCGGCGGCCGTAA
- a CDS encoding D-alanyl-D-alanine carboxypeptidase, with translation MLRSSMSDRLPRPRSLAVSFATITILVTMSVCAEARGRHYFHHRSASDDRNSAVRARANANSDPVIGEHRGFSAIVVDANSGRALYSRSEHELRHPASVTKVMTLFLLFEQLEKGRLRLDSPLMISQHAAAQAPSKLGLRPGQTISVDNAIKAVVTKSANDIACAIAENVAGDEHSFAQMMTRKAHALGMRNTNYENASGLPDPNQVTTAYDLALLGRAIQERFPRYYRYFSTPSFAYNGALHRNHNHLLGQVEGMDGIKTGYTRASGFNLLTSVRRRGHHIVAVVMGGKTAYTRDRIMAGLIEENIDGGSSVRTAAAVSEDPHAAKAQEQLAQEQLAQEQLAYERTQRAERAAERAQQIAAERLAYAEPQEEPAGQPEPFGRRLNAPVPAAAIPPQESAERPAVRPAFVSGGQKRPADDRDAERRGASPSAKARAGATPVAARDGSTTNGPRKIDVTPVSTTPSAIRGNGVKSQAAKADAARPGRPGWMIQIGATDDQEKANQLLVRARSQLQGFPATAKAFTEKVQRGTETLYRARFAGLEEDTAQSACKALKRSGFSCFTTKN, from the coding sequence ATGCTGAGATCGAGTATGTCGGACCGCCTGCCGCGGCCCCGCTCCCTCGCGGTAAGCTTTGCCACGATCACGATCCTCGTCACAATGTCGGTCTGTGCGGAGGCGCGCGGCAGACATTATTTCCATCACCGCAGCGCTTCCGACGACCGCAATTCGGCCGTTCGGGCGCGCGCAAACGCCAATAGCGATCCTGTCATCGGCGAGCATCGCGGCTTTTCGGCCATCGTCGTCGACGCCAACAGCGGCCGCGCGCTGTATTCCCGCTCCGAGCATGAGTTGCGCCATCCCGCCTCGGTTACAAAGGTGATGACGCTCTTTCTTCTGTTCGAACAGCTCGAAAAAGGGCGGCTGCGCCTGGACTCGCCGCTGATGATTTCGCAACACGCGGCGGCGCAGGCGCCATCCAAGCTTGGCCTGCGTCCGGGACAGACGATCAGCGTCGACAATGCAATCAAGGCGGTCGTCACCAAATCCGCCAATGACATCGCCTGCGCGATCGCCGAGAACGTCGCGGGCGACGAGCATAGTTTCGCGCAGATGATGACGCGCAAGGCCCATGCGCTGGGGATGCGCAACACCAATTATGAGAACGCGTCGGGGCTCCCCGATCCAAATCAGGTGACGACCGCCTATGATCTCGCGCTGCTCGGACGCGCCATCCAGGAGCGCTTCCCGCGCTATTATCGCTATTTCTCGACGCCGAGCTTCGCCTACAACGGCGCCCTGCATCGAAACCACAATCATCTCCTCGGCCAGGTCGAAGGCATGGACGGCATCAAGACCGGCTACACGCGCGCGTCCGGCTTCAATCTACTGACCTCGGTGCGCCGTCGCGGGCATCACATTGTCGCGGTGGTGATGGGCGGCAAGACCGCCTACACGCGGGATCGCATCATGGCGGGGCTGATCGAGGAAAACATCGACGGCGGCTCTTCGGTAAGAACTGCGGCGGCGGTGAGCGAAGATCCGCACGCCGCCAAGGCGCAGGAGCAGTTGGCGCAGGAGCAGTTGGCGCAGGAGCAGTTGGCCTATGAGCGCACGCAGCGCGCCGAACGCGCCGCCGAGCGCGCCCAACAGATCGCCGCGGAGCGCCTGGCCTATGCCGAGCCTCAGGAAGAGCCCGCCGGGCAGCCCGAACCGTTTGGCCGCCGGCTGAACGCGCCGGTTCCGGCGGCGGCCATTCCGCCGCAGGAGAGCGCTGAGCGGCCAGCGGTTCGACCCGCTTTCGTTTCCGGCGGCCAAAAGCGACCGGCCGACGACCGGGACGCGGAACGCAGGGGCGCGTCTCCGAGCGCCAAGGCCCGCGCGGGCGCTACGCCAGTGGCCGCGCGGGACGGCTCCACGACGAACGGCCCGCGAAAGATCGACGTTACGCCCGTATCGACGACGCCGTCGGCCATTCGCGGCAATGGCGTCAAATCACAGGCCGCCAAGGCGGACGCCGCGCGTCCCGGGCGTCCGGGCTGGATGATTCAGATCGGCGCGACCGACGATCAGGAAAAGGCCAATCAGCTGCTCGTGCGCGCCCGCAGCCAGCTTCAAGGCTTTCCCGCGACCGCCAAGGCCTTCACCGAGAAGGTGCAGCGGGGAACTGAAACGCTCTATCGCGCGCGTTTCGCCGGGCTTGAGGAAGACACGGCGCAGTCGGCCTGCAAGGCGCTCAAGCGCTCCGGCTTCTCCTGCTTCACGACAAAGAACTGA
- the dnaE gene encoding DNA polymerase III subunit alpha has translation MPAAEAGFVHLHVHTAYSLREGALSLGKLIDLAARDLQPALAVTDTNNLFAALEFSEKAAKAGLQPIAGAQLRVDFGDGKGGAVTARDDRFANIVLLAQTEAGYRNLMRLASRAFLDVEQGEEPHLTLEALAADAEELIALTGGPDGALDRALAQGRPEQARARLATLERLYGDRLYIEVQRHSLRSERDVEPQLLDLAYRRGLPLVATNEPYFAQPADFEAHDALLCIAEGAVTSVDDRRRVSPEHYFKTRAQMCALFADLQEATANTLEIARRVSFRPLTRKPIMPRFVQEAGDAGSLDEIEAQELRRQAMEGLEQRLAGHGPAPGRTREEYAARLDFELSVIEKMRFPGYFLIVSDFIKFAKSQGIPVGPGRGSGAGSLVAYALTITDLDPIRFGLFFERFLNPERTSMPDFDVDFCQSRRAEVIEYVRERYGVDRVAQIITFGSFLARGVLRSVGRVLEMPLGQVDKLAKLIPQNPAKPVTLAEALTGEQKLREAVEEDERVKRLFKIASALEGLYSNASTHAAGVVIGDRPLHEVTPLYRDPKSDMPATQFNMKWVEPAGLVKFDFLGLKTLTVISTCVSLLQNRGISLNSTAIPLDDEPTFELLRRGETVGLFQVESAGMKKALVDMRPDRFEDLIALVALYRPGPMANIPTYCARKLGDEPIEYDHPELEPILKETFGVITYQEQVQQIAKDIAGYSLGQADILRRAMGKKIKSEMDAQRERFVSGATEHGVPKSTADAIFDSCAKFAEYGFNKSHSAPYAFITYQTAYLKAHYPAEFLAASMTFDKSQTDKLAEFRDEARRMGIAVEPPSINESGVDFDVAPGAEGRLAIRYAFSAIKGVGEAQAESLVRSRGARQFASLADVARRLNPREVNKKTLESLAACGAFNEIEPNRARAFAAIEAMLAAANRHAEDRKAGQNALFGEAEAADLAVPKTPPWPAAETLRREFEAAGFFLSGHPLDAYAGLLPKIRVSRWSEFAASVKRGATAGRLAAVVLDRTERRTKSGSKMGILQLSDVSGQYEAILFQEGLIQYRDLLEKGAAVLVTLSAAVEGEDVRARIVSVEPLAAAAARAQKGLRVVVGDEEPLDGIKTRLAGRGDGEVSILLKRDAGREEIEIRLPGSYPVTPEVAGALRAIPGVLEVEYL, from the coding sequence ATGCCTGCCGCCGAAGCCGGCTTTGTGCATCTTCACGTCCACACAGCCTATTCGCTGCGCGAGGGCGCGCTTTCGCTCGGCAAGCTGATTGATCTTGCGGCGCGCGACCTCCAGCCCGCGCTCGCTGTCACCGACACCAATAATCTTTTCGCGGCCCTGGAGTTTTCCGAGAAGGCCGCCAAGGCCGGCCTCCAACCGATCGCAGGCGCACAGCTCCGCGTCGACTTCGGCGACGGCAAGGGCGGCGCAGTCACGGCGCGCGACGATCGTTTCGCCAATATCGTGCTGCTGGCCCAGACCGAGGCGGGCTATCGCAATTTGATGCGGCTCGCCTCGCGCGCCTTTCTCGACGTCGAGCAGGGCGAGGAGCCGCATCTGACGCTCGAAGCGCTGGCCGCCGACGCCGAGGAGCTGATCGCGCTGACCGGCGGGCCGGATGGCGCATTGGACCGCGCCCTCGCGCAGGGCAGGCCGGAGCAGGCGCGCGCGCGCCTCGCAACGCTCGAGCGTCTCTACGGCGATCGGCTCTATATCGAGGTCCAGCGCCACAGTTTGCGTTCTGAACGCGACGTGGAGCCGCAGCTGCTGGACCTTGCCTATCGTCGCGGCTTGCCGCTCGTGGCGACGAATGAGCCCTATTTCGCTCAGCCCGCCGATTTCGAAGCGCATGATGCGCTGCTCTGTATCGCCGAAGGCGCGGTGACGAGCGTCGACGATCGCAGGCGGGTCTCGCCCGAGCACTACTTCAAGACTCGCGCCCAAATGTGCGCGCTTTTCGCCGATCTCCAAGAGGCGACCGCCAACACGCTGGAGATCGCCCGTCGCGTCAGCTTCCGGCCGCTGACTCGAAAGCCCATCATGCCGCGCTTCGTGCAGGAGGCGGGCGACGCGGGCTCGCTCGACGAAATCGAGGCGCAGGAGCTGCGCCGGCAAGCGATGGAGGGGCTGGAGCAGCGCCTCGCCGGGCATGGGCCGGCGCCGGGCCGAACGCGGGAAGAATACGCCGCGCGACTCGATTTCGAACTTTCCGTCATCGAGAAGATGCGCTTTCCGGGCTATTTCCTCATCGTCTCCGACTTCATCAAATTCGCCAAATCCCAGGGAATTCCGGTCGGACCGGGACGCGGCTCCGGAGCGGGTTCGCTCGTCGCCTATGCGCTGACCATCACCGATCTGGATCCCATCCGCTTCGGACTCTTCTTCGAGCGTTTTCTCAACCCCGAACGCACCTCCATGCCGGATTTTGACGTGGATTTCTGTCAGTCCCGGCGGGCCGAAGTGATCGAGTATGTGCGCGAACGCTATGGCGTGGATCGCGTCGCGCAGATCATCACCTTCGGCTCGTTTCTGGCGCGCGGCGTCTTGCGCAGCGTCGGCCGCGTTCTCGAAATGCCGCTCGGACAGGTCGACAAGCTCGCCAAGCTCATCCCCCAAAATCCGGCGAAGCCCGTGACGCTCGCCGAAGCGCTGACAGGCGAACAGAAATTGCGCGAAGCCGTCGAAGAAGACGAACGGGTGAAGCGTCTGTTCAAGATCGCCAGCGCGCTGGAGGGGCTCTACTCCAACGCCTCGACCCATGCGGCCGGTGTCGTCATCGGCGATCGCCCGCTGCACGAGGTGACGCCGCTCTACCGCGATCCGAAGTCCGACATGCCGGCGACCCAGTTCAATATGAAGTGGGTGGAGCCGGCCGGGCTCGTCAAATTCGACTTTCTTGGGCTCAAGACGCTGACCGTTATCTCGACTTGCGTCTCGCTGCTCCAAAACCGAGGAATTTCTCTTAATTCGACCGCCATCCCCCTCGACGACGAGCCGACGTTCGAATTGCTACGGCGCGGCGAGACGGTCGGCCTGTTCCAAGTGGAAAGCGCGGGCATGAAGAAGGCTCTGGTCGATATGCGCCCCGACCGCTTCGAGGACCTCATTGCCCTTGTCGCGCTTTACCGGCCGGGGCCTATGGCCAATATCCCGACCTATTGCGCACGCAAGCTCGGCGACGAGCCGATCGAATATGATCATCCTGAGCTTGAACCGATCCTGAAGGAGACTTTCGGGGTCATCACCTATCAGGAGCAGGTGCAGCAGATCGCAAAAGATATCGCGGGCTACAGCTTGGGGCAGGCGGATATTCTGCGTCGCGCCATGGGCAAGAAGATCAAGTCGGAGATGGATGCCCAGCGCGAGCGCTTCGTCTCCGGCGCGACGGAACACGGCGTCCCGAAATCGACCGCCGACGCTATTTTCGACTCTTGCGCCAAATTCGCCGAATATGGCTTCAACAAATCACATTCCGCGCCCTACGCTTTTATCACCTATCAAACGGCCTATCTGAAAGCCCATTATCCGGCGGAATTCCTCGCCGCCTCGATGACCTTCGACAAGAGCCAGACCGACAAGCTCGCCGAGTTCCGCGACGAGGCGCGGCGCATGGGCATCGCGGTCGAACCGCCGTCGATCAATGAGTCGGGCGTCGACTTCGACGTCGCGCCGGGCGCCGAAGGCAGGCTCGCGATCCGCTACGCATTTTCGGCGATCAAGGGCGTCGGCGAAGCGCAGGCCGAGTCTCTCGTGCGCTCCCGCGGAGCGCGCCAATTTGCGAGCCTCGCCGACGTCGCGAGACGGCTGAACCCGCGCGAAGTGAACAAGAAGACGCTGGAGAGCCTCGCGGCCTGCGGCGCCTTCAACGAAATCGAGCCCAATCGCGCCAGGGCTTTCGCCGCGATCGAGGCTATGCTCGCCGCGGCGAATAGGCACGCCGAGGACCGCAAGGCCGGACAAAATGCGCTCTTTGGCGAAGCCGAGGCTGCGGACCTCGCGGTTCCAAAGACGCCGCCCTGGCCAGCGGCCGAGACGCTGCGACGTGAATTTGAAGCCGCTGGTTTTTTCCTCTCGGGCCATCCGCTCGACGCTTACGCCGGCCTTTTACCCAAGATCCGCGTGTCGCGCTGGAGCGAATTCGCCGCCTCGGTCAAGCGCGGGGCCACCGCCGGCCGGCTCGCCGCCGTGGTTCTGGACAGGACCGAAAGGCGCACAAAGTCCGGGTCCAAGATGGGGATCTTGCAGCTCTCGGACGTCAGCGGACAATATGAGGCGATCCTCTTCCAGGAGGGCCTGATCCAATATCGCGATCTTCTAGAGAAGGGCGCGGCGGTGCTCGTGACCCTATCCGCGGCGGTCGAGGGCGAGGACGTCCGGGCGCGCATCGTTTCTGTCGAACCTTTGGCCGCGGCGGCGGCGCGCGCGCAAAAGGGACTGCGCGTCGTCGTCGGCGACGAGGAGCCGCTCGACGGGATCAAGACTCGGCTCGCCGGCCGTGGCGACGGCGAGGTGTCGATTCTTCTGAAGCGCGATGCGGGACGGGAGGAAATCGAAATCCGCCTGCCCGGAAGCTATCCGGTCACCCCGGAAGTCGCCGGCGCGCTGCGCGCCATTCCGGGCGTTCTGGAGGTCGAATATCTGTAG
- a CDS encoding amino acid ABC transporter substrate-binding protein codes for MIRRTAFAVLAAFAGALFALSAGAQTDVGPTLAQIMKRGYLTCGVSDTPGFAQRDGAGEWRGFDVDFCRAVASAVLDDPGKARFVELSQKERAGALQAGAVDLLVSASPWTQARDTSQKLIYAGVFLHDGQGFLVRRQRNLASVQDLDGASICIEQGTPYELAVADFFRARKAKYDPKLFPSLEDAAKAYDGEKCEALTADVSTLHRVRIGLTAPADHAVLPDILSKSPRGPLVRQGDDQWLNIVRWTLFAMIDAEELEVSKANADAALSSENPQIRRLLGVDGAHGDDLGLSQDWAYRIVKHVGNYADVFERNLGQGAPYAMERRLNALWNKGGLMYAPPVR; via the coding sequence ATGATCCGCCGCACAGCTTTCGCCGTCCTCGCGGCCTTCGCCGGAGCGCTTTTCGCTCTTAGCGCCGGCGCGCAAACGGATGTCGGTCCCACGCTCGCGCAGATCATGAAGCGCGGCTATTTGACCTGCGGCGTGAGCGACACGCCCGGCTTTGCTCAACGCGACGGCGCGGGTGAATGGCGTGGCTTCGACGTCGATTTCTGCCGGGCCGTCGCCAGCGCCGTCCTCGACGACCCGGGCAAGGCGCGATTCGTTGAGCTCTCGCAGAAAGAGCGCGCTGGCGCATTGCAGGCCGGCGCCGTCGATCTGCTCGTCAGCGCGTCGCCGTGGACTCAAGCCCGCGACACCAGTCAAAAGCTGATCTATGCCGGCGTCTTCCTCCATGACGGGCAGGGGTTCTTGGTCCGCCGGCAGCGCAACCTGGCTTCCGTCCAGGACCTCGACGGCGCATCGATCTGTATCGAGCAGGGCACGCCCTATGAACTCGCCGTCGCCGACTTTTTCCGGGCCCGCAAGGCGAAATATGATCCAAAGCTGTTCCCGAGCCTCGAGGACGCGGCCAAGGCCTATGACGGGGAAAAATGCGAAGCGCTGACGGCTGACGTTTCCACACTGCATCGCGTCCGCATCGGCTTGACCGCGCCTGCGGATCACGCGGTCCTGCCGGACATTCTTTCGAAATCGCCGCGCGGCCCGCTTGTCCGCCAAGGCGACGATCAGTGGCTGAACATCGTCCGCTGGACGCTGTTCGCGATGATCGACGCAGAGGAGCTGGAGGTGTCGAAGGCGAACGCCGACGCCGCTTTGTCGTCGGAGAATCCGCAGATACGGCGGCTGCTCGGCGTTGACGGCGCCCATGGCGACGATCTCGGCCTCTCTCAGGATTGGGCCTACCGCATCGTCAAACATGTCGGCAATTACGCCGACGTTTTTGAGCGCAATCTCGGGCAGGGCGCGCCCTACGCCATGGAGCGCAGGCTGAACGCTTTGTGGAACAAGGGCGGCCTGATGTATGCGCCGCCGGTCAGATAG